Within Gammaproteobacteria bacterium, the genomic segment ATCAGGTGCCGTGGCCGCGCCCACGGCAGGCTTACATTTTGATGATAAAATGTTGGCAATTTTGCAGGCACTGGGCATTCAAAAAGCCTTTGTGACATTGCATGTGGGTGCCGGTACGTTTCAGCCTGTGCGTGCTGACAATATTAAAGATCATCATATGCACTCTGAATACACCGAAGTCTCTGAAACTGTGTGTCGTCAGGTGCGTGAAACGCGTGAGCGAGGGGGGCGTATTGTCGCCGTAGGGACAACGTCGGTGCGGTGTCTGGAAAGTGCTTCCCAAGGGGGTGATATTGAACCATTTCAAGGTGATACTGATATTTTTATCTATCCAGGTTATGAATTTAAAAGCGTTGATGCATTGCTGACAAATTTTCACTTGCCTGAATCAACACTGCTGATGCTGGTTTCAGCTATGGCGGGTTATTCAGAGGTGATGGCAGCCTATCAGCACGCGGTGGCTGAAAAATATCGTTTTTTCAGCTATGGCGATGCGATGTTTATAACAAAGTAATTTTACGAGTATTTCATGAAGTTCAAGCTGATAAATAGCGACCAATCGGCGCGTCGTGGCCGTTTGACTTTTCCCCGTGGCACTGTCGAAACGCCTGCTTTTATGCCCGTTGGTACTTACGGTACAGTCAAAGCCATGACTCCAGAAGAGTTGCAGGAAACGGGTGCAGAAATCATTTTGGGGAATACATTTCATTTGATGTTGCGTCCCGGTGTTGATGTAGTGAAGGTGCATGGTGATCTACACGATTTTATGCATTGGCAAGGACCCGTTCTGACAGATTCTGGGGGGTTTCAGGTTTTTAGTTTGGGCGAAATGCGAAAGATTACCGAAAAGGGTGTCACGTTTCGTTCTCCCGTTGATGGCAGTAAAGTTTTTTTAGGGCCGGAAGAGTCAATGGCAGTTCAGCAAGCACTGGGCGCTGATATTGTGATGATATTTGATGAGTGCACACCGTACCCAGCCACCCAAAAACAAGCCAAAGATTCGATGGAGTTATCACTGCGATGGGCCGCACGCAGTAAAGAGGCGCATACTGGAAACGGGGCGGCACTGTTTGGTATTATTCAAGGAGGCATGTACCCTGATTTGCGTGAGCAATCTTTAAAAGGTTTGCTGGATATTGGTTTTGATGGTTATGCGATCGGTGGGCTTTCAGTAGGTGAGCCTAAAGAACAAATGCTTAAAGTATTGAACGGGTTGAACCCTCATATGCCAGAGCAATCACCCCGTTATTTAATGGGCGTAGGGACACCATCGGATATTGTCGAAGCCGTGCGCTTGGGGGTCGATATGTTTGATTGCGTGATGCCTACACGTAATGCACGCAACGGCCACCTGTTTACCCAGTATGGTGATGTGCGTATTCGCAACGCTTCTCATCAGTATGATTCCCGTCCCGTTGACAAAAATTGTGGATGTTATACCTGCAAAAATTATAGCCGTGCTTACTTGCGCCATCTGGATAAAACGCGTGAAATTTTAGGGTCTCGTTTGAATACTATTCATAACTTATACTATTACCAGCAGTTGATGCGTGAAATTCGAGTAGCGATTGAAATGGGCGAGTTTGCGCTATTTTGTCAGAAATTTTATGCCAAGCGCGGTCAAACGTCGCCAACTGTGGCATAATCCGCCACTGGCAAAAGTTCGAGTCATAATATAAGTATTGGCTGTTTCAGTCGTTTTTGTTTTAGAAGATAAGTTTTGGGGGATATTATGGAAGCAATTTTAAGTTTGTTTGTTTCAAATGCGTGGGCAGAAGGCGGGGCATCACAAGACCCTGGTTTTCTAGGATTTTTACCACTGATTATTCTGTTCGTTGTGTTTTATTTTTTGTTGATTCGTCCTCAAATGAAGCGAGCAAAAGAGCATAAAACTCTGGTTGGAGGCTTGAGTGTGGGCGATGAGGTTATTACCAATGGTGGAATTATGGGGAAAATTCGTCAGATTGATGACGGTACAATCTCTCTTGAAGTGGCTGATGGTGTAGAGATAAAACTCCAACGCAACTCTATTGCTTCCTCTGTACCCAAAGGAAGTTTGTCGACAAAAGAAGACAAATAGCCTGGTTTTTTCACTCATGAGGTACTTTGATTGTGAAGTGCCTCCTTTCAGAATAAGAACATTATGTTAAACCGATATCCTCTCTGGAAATACCTGCTTATTATCGTTGTGATTGTGGTGGGTTTTATTTATGCGCTGCCAAATCTTTATGATAAAAACCCATCCGTACAAATTTCGTCATCCAGTGAGCCGATGGATGATGAAACACAAAATAAAATTGTAGCGCTACTTGAAAGAAATAATTTAACGCATAAAGCTCTGGAAGTGAGTGATAGTGGTTTTTTGGTGCGTTTTGATGAGATCGGTGAACAGCTCAAAGCGAAAGATATCATTACAAGTTCACTCGGTAATGGTTATGTCGTCGCGCTTAATTTAGCTCCAGCAACACCGGATTGGTTGGCCTCTTTAAAGGCTGACCCAATGTTTCTTGGCCTTGATTTACGCGGTGGCGTACACTTTTTGATGGAAGTGGACATGCAATCGGCACTTGAGCAAGCAGAGCGGCGCTATCATGCTGATATTCGTGCTTTGCTACGCAGCAATAAAGTTCGCTACCTCAGCATTAAATATATCAAATCTGTGGGTGTGGAAGTGAAGTTTCGTGATGATGAAAAACGTCAGCAAGCGTTTGAATTGATCGAAAAAGAGTTTAATGGTCTGGAGCAAAAAGAAGTGACTCGTGAGGGTGATTTTTATCTGGATATCAAACTGGGTGAACAGGAAGCCAAGGAGATCCAGGAATTCGCACTTCAACAAAACATTACGACCTTGCGTAACCGTGTGAATGAGCTGGGTGTATCAGAGCCTATTGTTCAGCGGCAGGGTGAAAGCCGCATTGTTGTTCAACTTCCCGGTATTCAAGATACTGCGCGTGCAAAAGAGATACTGGGTGCAACGGCAACATTGGAATACCGTCTTGCGGATACCACAAATGATGTGGAGGATGCGGTTAATGGACGCGTTCCTGTTAGCTCCAGGCTCTATTATGAGCGAAATGGTGACCCTGTTTTATTGAAAAAAGAGGTAATTATTACGGGGGATCAAGTCATTGATGCATCATCCGGCCTTGATCAGGATTCAGGTTCACCTGCGGTATTTGTGACCTTGAATAGCAAAGGGGCTAAAAAAATGGGTGAAAACACCAAAAATAATTTAGGCCAACCCATGGCCGTGGTGTTTATAGAGCATAAAGTGGAAACTCGGATGGTTGACGGTGAGCTTGTAAAAGTTCGCCGTAAAATAGAAGAGGTGATCAGTGTCGCCAATATTCGCGGAGTTTTTAGCAAACGCTTTCAAACAACGGGTCTGGATGGTTTTGAAGAGGCGCGTGATTTAGCACTATTACTACGTGCAGGCGCGTTATCGACTCCCATTGAAATTGTTGAGGAGCGTACAATTGGCCCAAGCCTGGGGCAAGATAATATTGATCAGGGGTTTCAATCTGTTGTGATTGGCTTTGTTTTAGTGCTGATTTTCATGGCCGTCTGGTATCGAGTCTTTGGTTTGGTCGCCAATTTAGCATTGGCATTGAATTTGGTTTTAATCATCGCGGTACTCTCTATGTTGCAAGCAACACTGACTTTGCCGGGTATTGCAGGGATTGTTTTAACCGTGGGTATGGCCGTGGATGCTAATGTACTCATTTTTGAGCGCATTCGTGAAGAGATCAAAGTAGGCAACACGCCCCAGGCGAGTATCAACGCAGGTTATGAAAAAGCCGTAGCAACCATCGCGGATGCCAATATCACCACGTTGATTGCCGCAACCGTACTGTATGCATTTGGTACAGGACCCATCAAGGGGTTTGCGGTCACTCTCTCTATTGGTATTCTTTGTTCTATGTTTACAGCCATCATGGGAACACGCGCAGTGATTAATCTCATCTATGGTGGGCGTAAAGTAAAAAGACTCTCTATTTAACAGGTTTGATTTAATAGATATGAAAAAAATAACATTGGATTTCATGGGAAAGCGACGTTTTGCTGTGGCTTTTTCTTTGGTATTAATAGGTATCTCGCTGGTTTCATTGTTTACCCGTGGCCTGGAGCTTGGTATTGATTTTACTGGTGGAACGCTCATTGAAGTGGGTTATGACGCACCCGTTGAATTACGTGGGGTACGGGATACGTTGGATGCCGCAGGCTTTGATGATGCGATTGTTCAGCACTTTGGTTCATCCACGGATGTATTGATTCGCTTGGCACCGCGTGAATCCATGAATGACACTGAAGTCAGTACACAAGTACTTAGAGCGCTGCATCAAGCTTATCCTGATGAGGTTGAGATGCGCCGTGTTGAATTTGTCGGTCCGCAGGTGGGTGAAGAGCTTACAGAGGATGGCGGGCTTGCAATGATTTGGGCGTTGGCGGGAATTCTGATTTATGTTGCGTTTCGTTTTGAGTGGCGATTTGCTGTGGGTTCAGTATTAGCATTGATTCATGACGTAGTGATTACGCTTGGCATTTTTTCTATTTTTAAGTTTGAATTCAACTTGACGGTATTGGCAGCGATTTTAGCGGTGATCGGTTATTCACTGAATGACACGATTGTTGTGTATGACCGAATTCGTGAAAATTTTCGGAAGATGCGTAAAGGGACTTCAGAGATGATTGTCAATACGTCATTAAACCATACGCTTTCTAGAACATTGGTAACATCTTTGACGACAATATTGGTTTTGGCAACATTGTTTGTTTTAGGAGGGGAGATTATTCACGGCTTTGCACTGGCTTTGTTGGTGGGTGTGATTGTGGGTACTTACTCTTCGATCTATGTTGCAAGCAGCAGTATATTGATGATGGGGATCAGTAAAGAAGATCTGATGCCTGTGAAAAAAGAGGGTGAAGACCAGGATGACTTGCTGGAAACACCATAATGATACTCACGTTCTGACCTGTTATCTTTTCACAGGTCAGGACGTTGTTGAGTATACCCATGTATTAATAAGTTAGGATATACAAGAGATGGTAGGTGAGCAAGGCTGGGTTTTAGTGAGTCATATAGGCGATGGTTCAGAGGGAATGGTCTCTATTGTCAAACAATCAGGCGACGAATTTATTGCAATAAAGGTGCCTGTGACTATGTCACCAAAAGCTGCAATTTTTCTAGGTATGGATGGCTCTGGAAATGTAACTTTAATGGATCCTGTATCCAAAGAGATTACATCACAAAAATCTTTACCTATGGATGCTTTTCCCGCTTATGCTTATCGTGATACGGATGGTCAGCGTATCTGGTTTATGAATGATGGCGATAAAAAAAGCGGTTGTGATGAAATTAATTGTGGTTTGAGTGGTTCCAGCGTTACAGTAATACAGCAAGCTGATGACAGTCCAGCTCTGGAAAAAGTAATTTGTGTTGGGCGAGGGCATCATGTGACCGCTTTTACAGCGCCCTCTGAATCAGCCCCTGATGTGCCCCGACATGCTTTTGTCAGCAACCTTAAAGATGGCACTATCTCCGTGCTGGGTCACGATCCGAAAGATGGCGAGCGATGGCTCAAAGTCATCAATACGATCAATTTGTATGATGCATCCTATGATGAAGGTGGGTCTGGTCTGCCTAATGGTGCTTTTCCACATGGCATGGAATACTCATCTGCCACAGGTAAGTTGTATTGTCTGAATAATGGTTACGCTACAATTTCAGTGATTGATCCTGTGCAAAATAAAATAGAAAGCACGATCGAAATGTCGGTGAGCAGTAATCTGTTGCTGAGTCCAGACGGTCATTTTATTATTGGTAAAGGTGCCGATCGAAAAGCGGATAACCAACATGTAATTGGACGGTTATCTGTCGTTGATGTGGTCAGTCAAAAAGTAATCAGTGTGCTGGATTTGCCCGATATTTATCCGAGTACTTACCGCTTTAACCCCGATGGATCAAAGCTTTATGTGACAACGGCGGCCACGGGAAAAGGTGAACAGCGAGATAACCTTAAAAAATCTCAGCTGTTGATATTTGATACATCAAATTTGCCAGAGATGAAATTGATCAAAGAAGTTGATGTGGGTGAGGCCGATTGTGGTCGTCGTCCGATCTCTTTTTTGAAAGATAATAACCGTGCTAAATATGTTTTTGTACCGAATCCAACAGATGGTACTTTAACCATTTTAAGTGGTGCTGATGACACTGTATTGTCTACTGTGAGCCTAGGAAAAAAAGGAGCAGAGTTTAGTTTTTCTTTTTTTGGGGAAGATCGTGTATACGGTGCATGATTTCCACTTGAAGAAAAAAATGGAGATCATGGATGAATACTTTTTCCAAAATATTAGTCATGTTTTGTCTGATACTGCCTTATGGATGGGGTGTTGCAGATGAACTGGGTGAACGTTGGTACTTAGCGCCTTCGATCTTTTATATTGCGCCCGCTGATGATCGGCAAGCTAAAAATGGTTTTGGTTCAAGCGTTACGCTAGGAAAACCATTGATCGGTCGGATTGATCTGGAAGTTGGCTTTTTTGCAGATAATATCAAACGACAAGAAGTGGCGGGGCGATTTAATCATCTTGGTTTGATACTTGATGGACTCTATTACTTCACTAGAGACTCCAGTTTTGCGCCCTATTTGGTTGTGGGCGGAGGCATTGCCCGTACAAAATTAAATAATAATTATTCAACAAACACACTGGGTCACGCAGGTTTTGGTTTTACAACCAAAATTACTAAAAGTGCGATCAAACTGCGCAGTGATATTCGTTATCGAATGGATGAAGACGGTAACAGCATATCAGGAGTGGGGCAATTTGGAGATTGGATTTTTAATATTGGTCTGAGTGTGCCGATCGGAGATCCCCCTCCACTGCCTGTTTATGATGCCGATGGAGATAGCGTTTGGGATGATCTTGATCGTTGCTCGTCAACATTAAAAGGTGTTGCGGTTGATATATGGGGTTGTGAACTCGACAGTGACCATGATGGTATTGTTGACCGTTCTGATCTGTGTCCAGGTACATTGAATGCTACAGTTGTTGGATCGAATGGTTGCTTGGCTGATCACGACAATGATGGTGTGACTGATACTCAGGATCAATGTCCGAATACGCCAGATGACAGCGAAGTTGATAAAAATGGCTGTGAACTTGATAGTGATGGAGATAAAGTACCGAACTCTGTTGATCAATGCCCAAACACCCCAGTTGGAATTAAGGTTAACCTTGATGGGTGTGAATTAGATCAAGACGGAGATGGAGTCAATGACAGCCATGATCAATGCCCCGCCACAAAGAGAGGCTTGA encodes:
- the queA gene encoding tRNA preQ1(34) S-adenosylmethionine ribosyltransferase-isomerase QueA — its product is MRRSDFYYDLPDELIAQFPLKERSASRLLCLDGARGSTNDRMFKDLPSCLNEGDLLVFNDTRVLRARLLGQKSTGGRVEVLVERVLDEHRVLAHVRASKSPRPGARLILAEHVNVDVTARSGDLFELCFIDGPVLDALEQYGHLPLPPYIKRDNDASDESRYQTVYAQKSGAVAAPTAGLHFDDKMLAILQALGIQKAFVTLHVGAGTFQPVRADNIKDHHMHSEYTEVSETVCRQVRETRERGGRIVAVGTTSVRCLESASQGGDIEPFQGDTDIFIYPGYEFKSVDALLTNFHLPESTLLMLVSAMAGYSEVMAAYQHAVAEKYRFFSYGDAMFITK
- the tgt gene encoding tRNA guanosine(34) transglycosylase Tgt, translated to MKFKLINSDQSARRGRLTFPRGTVETPAFMPVGTYGTVKAMTPEELQETGAEIILGNTFHLMLRPGVDVVKVHGDLHDFMHWQGPVLTDSGGFQVFSLGEMRKITEKGVTFRSPVDGSKVFLGPEESMAVQQALGADIVMIFDECTPYPATQKQAKDSMELSLRWAARSKEAHTGNGAALFGIIQGGMYPDLREQSLKGLLDIGFDGYAIGGLSVGEPKEQMLKVLNGLNPHMPEQSPRYLMGVGTPSDIVEAVRLGVDMFDCVMPTRNARNGHLFTQYGDVRIRNASHQYDSRPVDKNCGCYTCKNYSRAYLRHLDKTREILGSRLNTIHNLYYYQQLMREIRVAIEMGEFALFCQKFYAKRGQTSPTVA
- the yajC gene encoding preprotein translocase subunit YajC; this encodes MEAILSLFVSNAWAEGGASQDPGFLGFLPLIILFVVFYFLLIRPQMKRAKEHKTLVGGLSVGDEVITNGGIMGKIRQIDDGTISLEVADGVEIKLQRNSIASSVPKGSLSTKEDK
- the secD gene encoding protein translocase subunit SecD, which encodes MLNRYPLWKYLLIIVVIVVGFIYALPNLYDKNPSVQISSSSEPMDDETQNKIVALLERNNLTHKALEVSDSGFLVRFDEIGEQLKAKDIITSSLGNGYVVALNLAPATPDWLASLKADPMFLGLDLRGGVHFLMEVDMQSALEQAERRYHADIRALLRSNKVRYLSIKYIKSVGVEVKFRDDEKRQQAFELIEKEFNGLEQKEVTREGDFYLDIKLGEQEAKEIQEFALQQNITTLRNRVNELGVSEPIVQRQGESRIVVQLPGIQDTARAKEILGATATLEYRLADTTNDVEDAVNGRVPVSSRLYYERNGDPVLLKKEVIITGDQVIDASSGLDQDSGSPAVFVTLNSKGAKKMGENTKNNLGQPMAVVFIEHKVETRMVDGELVKVRRKIEEVISVANIRGVFSKRFQTTGLDGFEEARDLALLLRAGALSTPIEIVEERTIGPSLGQDNIDQGFQSVVIGFVLVLIFMAVWYRVFGLVANLALALNLVLIIAVLSMLQATLTLPGIAGIVLTVGMAVDANVLIFERIREEIKVGNTPQASINAGYEKAVATIADANITTLIAATVLYAFGTGPIKGFAVTLSIGILCSMFTAIMGTRAVINLIYGGRKVKRLSI
- the secF gene encoding protein translocase subunit SecF produces the protein MKKITLDFMGKRRFAVAFSLVLIGISLVSLFTRGLELGIDFTGGTLIEVGYDAPVELRGVRDTLDAAGFDDAIVQHFGSSTDVLIRLAPRESMNDTEVSTQVLRALHQAYPDEVEMRRVEFVGPQVGEELTEDGGLAMIWALAGILIYVAFRFEWRFAVGSVLALIHDVVITLGIFSIFKFEFNLTVLAAILAVIGYSLNDTIVVYDRIRENFRKMRKGTSEMIVNTSLNHTLSRTLVTSLTTILVLATLFVLGGEIIHGFALALLVGVIVGTYSSIYVASSSILMMGISKEDLMPVKKEGEDQDDLLETP
- a CDS encoding YncE family protein — its product is MVGEQGWVLVSHIGDGSEGMVSIVKQSGDEFIAIKVPVTMSPKAAIFLGMDGSGNVTLMDPVSKEITSQKSLPMDAFPAYAYRDTDGQRIWFMNDGDKKSGCDEINCGLSGSSVTVIQQADDSPALEKVICVGRGHHVTAFTAPSESAPDVPRHAFVSNLKDGTISVLGHDPKDGERWLKVINTINLYDASYDEGGSGLPNGAFPHGMEYSSATGKLYCLNNGYATISVIDPVQNKIESTIEMSVSSNLLLSPDGHFIIGKGADRKADNQHVIGRLSVVDVVSQKVISVLDLPDIYPSTYRFNPDGSKLYVTTAATGKGEQRDNLKKSQLLIFDTSNLPEMKLIKEVDVGEADCGRRPISFLKDNNRAKYVFVPNPTDGTLTILSGADDTVLSTVSLGKKGAEFSFSFFGEDRVYGA
- a CDS encoding OmpA family protein; this encodes MNTFSKILVMFCLILPYGWGVADELGERWYLAPSIFYIAPADDRQAKNGFGSSVTLGKPLIGRIDLEVGFFADNIKRQEVAGRFNHLGLILDGLYYFTRDSSFAPYLVVGGGIARTKLNNNYSTNTLGHAGFGFTTKITKSAIKLRSDIRYRMDEDGNSISGVGQFGDWIFNIGLSVPIGDPPPLPVYDADGDSVWDDLDRCSSTLKGVAVDIWGCELDSDHDGIVDRSDLCPGTLNATVVGSNGCLADHDNDGVTDTQDQCPNTPDDSEVDKNGCELDSDGDKVPNSVDQCPNTPVGIKVNLDGCELDQDGDGVNDSHDQCPATKRGLSVDNKGCKIPQPKVVPPLPSKVTVLDGVYFTPGSDQLKAASKASLRRVANQLMQHPDMRMKIIGYTDNSGVRDLNIHLSRTRAYAVMNYLVEQGVNEDNVSADGAGPANPVADNGTSKGRALNRRVELHMFER